The following coding sequences are from one Streptomyces angustmyceticus window:
- a CDS encoding MIP family channel protein: MEKTEISTVLTRPVVSEFLGTLLLVFFAVGSAVLAGEYIGTFGIALAFGFTLVALAYALGPISGCHLNPAVTLGMLLARRLTLRTAAEYWIAQVVGAIAGSALLFLVARQVPGLQTHASFGTNGWGDRSAVHINLGGAFVLEILMTFLLVYVWLSVTHKIAVIGFNGMAIGLALATVHLIGIPLDGTSVNPARSIGPALFAGGAAITQLWLFIVAPLIGGALAAMVHQVTHPPHEPVLVADDAVPHEPAAQSD; encoded by the coding sequence ATGGAGAAAACGGAGATCTCGACGGTACTGACCCGCCCGGTCGTATCCGAGTTCCTCGGCACGCTGCTCCTGGTGTTCTTCGCCGTCGGCTCGGCAGTGCTGGCAGGCGAGTACATCGGCACCTTCGGCATCGCCCTGGCCTTCGGCTTCACCCTGGTGGCGCTTGCCTACGCCCTCGGCCCGATCTCGGGCTGCCACCTCAACCCCGCGGTGACCCTGGGCATGCTGCTGGCCCGCAGACTCACCCTGCGCACCGCGGCCGAGTACTGGATCGCCCAGGTGGTCGGCGCCATCGCCGGCTCGGCGCTGCTGTTCCTGGTGGCCCGGCAGGTCCCGGGGCTGCAGACCCACGCGTCCTTCGGCACGAACGGCTGGGGCGACCGCTCCGCGGTGCACATCAACCTCGGCGGCGCCTTCGTCCTCGAAATACTGATGACGTTCCTGCTGGTCTACGTGTGGCTGTCGGTCACCCACAAGATCGCCGTGATCGGCTTCAACGGCATGGCCATCGGCCTGGCCCTGGCCACCGTCCACCTCATCGGCATCCCCCTGGACGGCACCTCGGTGAACCCGGCCCGCTCCATCGGCCCCGCGCTGTTCGCGGGCGGCGCGGCCATCACCCAGCTGTGGCTGTTCATCGTCGCGCCGCTGATCGGCGGCGCCCTCGCCGCGATGGTGCACCAGGTCACCCATCCGCCGCACGAGCCGGTCCTCGTCGCCGACGACGCGGTGCCGCACGAACCCGCGGCGCAGTCCGACTGA
- a CDS encoding DUF1844 domain-containing protein — protein sequence MSDQTPQQPDAPDAANPDFDSMTRDIAEVPAVEVITTVAVHLMSSAAVNLGLAEEGAAHKDLDEARKLIQALAGLVTASATEIGSYHAAPLRDGLKSLQLAFREASVVPDEPGQGPGEKFTGPVYG from the coding sequence ATGAGCGACCAGACACCTCAGCAGCCCGACGCGCCCGACGCGGCGAACCCCGACTTCGACTCCATGACCCGTGACATCGCCGAGGTGCCGGCGGTCGAGGTGATCACCACGGTCGCGGTGCATCTGATGAGTTCGGCGGCGGTCAACCTCGGGCTCGCCGAGGAGGGCGCGGCGCACAAGGACCTGGACGAGGCGCGCAAGCTCATCCAGGCGCTGGCCGGGCTGGTCACCGCCAGCGCCACCGAGATCGGCTCGTACCACGCGGCGCCGCTGCGGGACGGGCTGAAGTCGCTGCAGCTGGCGTTCCGCGAGGCCTCGGTCGTGCCGGACGAGCCGGGCCAGGGCCCCGGGGAGAAGTTCACCGGCCCGGTCTACGGCTAG